Proteins from a genomic interval of Hallerella porci:
- a CDS encoding AlbA family DNA-binding domain-containing protein encodes MPESQNIEYKESWRDEYIKWICGFANAQGGKIFVGVDDKGRVIGLQNAKKLMEDIPNKVRDALGLLVDVNLLSVDSKEYIEISISPSTYPVNYKGEYHYRTGSTKQLLQGASLTQFLLNKTGTKWDALPVDGVSFRDLDKESFDIFRREAKKSGRMTAQDLSMTDEELLDSLNLVVDGKLTRAAVLLFHRKPEKWFGGAYVKIGFFGDGPDLQTKMKFTVRCSFKRIESSSSFTSSISRHASVTTA; translated from the coding sequence ATGCCCGAAAGTCAGAACATCGAGTACAAGGAATCGTGGCGAGATGAGTATATCAAGTGGATATGCGGTTTTGCGAATGCTCAAGGTGGAAAGATTTTTGTAGGCGTAGATGACAAGGGACGTGTCATCGGATTGCAGAATGCCAAGAAGCTCATGGAAGATATCCCGAATAAAGTCAGGGATGCATTGGGCTTGCTGGTAGATGTAAACCTGCTTTCTGTAGATTCCAAGGAATACATCGAAATCTCGATTTCTCCGAGTACATATCCCGTAAACTATAAAGGCGAATATCATTACCGGACCGGGAGCACAAAGCAGCTTTTGCAAGGTGCTTCGCTCACGCAGTTTTTGCTGAACAAGACCGGAACGAAATGGGATGCTCTCCCTGTCGATGGAGTCAGCTTTAGGGATTTGGACAAGGAAAGCTTCGACATCTTCCGCCGGGAGGCGAAAAAGTCGGGCCGGATGACTGCGCAAGATTTGTCGATGACGGACGAAGAACTGCTTGACAGCCTGAATCTGGTTGTAGATGGAAAATTGACCCGAGCCGCAGTCTTGCTTTTTCACCGCAAGCCGGAAAAATGGTTTGGTGGCGCATACGTGAAAATAGGTTTTTTTGGCGATGGGCCCGATTTGCAAACCAAGATGAAATTTACGGTTCGTTGTTCATTCAAGCGGAT